The Nocardia arthritidis genome has a window encoding:
- a CDS encoding Na+/H+ antiporter subunit A → MLIILLAHAIAALAAPLCVRALGRNAFYPLALVPLGCLGWVIANWGDTQQVRLAWAPSIQMNVDLRFDSLAAIMCALVLGIGALIIAYCARYFEDDEPRLGLFAAELVGFAGAMFGLVTSDNMVLLFIFWETTTVLSFLLVGHNAEQPVSRRAAIQALLVTGAGGLAMLVGIIIVGERSGSYLLSDLLAHGNPPTGAAMDVAVALLLLGALSKSAIVPLHFWLPGAMAAPTPVSAYLHAAAMVKAGVYLVARLAPVFAGNPLWHPIVLTLGVASMLLAGLRSLQVTDLKLVLAFGTVSQLGFLLVLVGIGTPEAALAGTALIVSHALFKACLFMVVGIIDHSAGTRDLRLLSGLGRRAPVLCGAAVLAALSMAGLPPMIGFVAKESALDSILRADGLADPARILLCAGVVLGSVLTVGYSARFLWGAFADKRIRDASAPWHAPGALFLAPPVVLAVASLAAGLAAGWVSDRLAPYAKTLPGELVSHLALWHGFGTPLALTMVVIALGLVLFEIRDRLGESAKPRLGNADRAYDATLRAMDNLSLRMTRATQRGSLPLSQTTILITLIVLPTVMLATGTRTGIELRLWDSPLQAVIGAIMAVMAIGATVLRNRLASVLFVGVTGYGCGVLFALHGAPDLALTQFLVETLTLVIFVLVLRAFPAEIEASRTGRFKKRRALLAILVGAVVSGLAAFAVAARSAEPIWHRIPPAAYQFGGGKNAVNVLLVDIRAWDTLGEISVLVVAATGVASLVFRSRRFGSLPRAVESPNYRPDMVTWLTAGRLLDRRYRSIVLQITTRLVFPTIMVLSVYFFFSGHNAPGGGFAGGLTAGLALVLRYLAGGRYELAEALPIEAGHLLGAGLALAAGTATSSLLLGAPPLSSAVVAITLPVLGQIKLVTALFFDFGVYLIVVGLVLDVLRSLGVRLGSELDTENVAAKGVSR, encoded by the coding sequence TTGCTCATTATCCTGCTCGCACACGCGATCGCCGCACTGGCCGCGCCGCTGTGCGTGCGGGCACTGGGACGCAACGCCTTCTATCCGCTCGCGTTGGTGCCGCTCGGCTGTCTCGGCTGGGTGATCGCGAATTGGGGTGATACCCAACAGGTTCGGCTCGCATGGGCACCGAGCATCCAGATGAACGTCGACCTGCGCTTCGATTCGCTCGCCGCCATCATGTGCGCGCTGGTGCTCGGCATCGGTGCGCTGATAATCGCTTACTGCGCACGGTATTTCGAGGACGACGAGCCGCGTTTGGGGCTGTTCGCCGCCGAGCTGGTCGGCTTCGCCGGGGCCATGTTCGGACTGGTCACCAGCGACAATATGGTGCTGCTGTTCATCTTCTGGGAAACCACGACCGTGCTGTCGTTCCTGCTGGTCGGGCACAATGCGGAGCAGCCGGTGAGCAGGCGGGCCGCGATCCAGGCGCTGCTGGTGACCGGCGCAGGCGGGCTGGCGATGCTGGTCGGCATCATCATCGTCGGCGAGCGCAGCGGCAGCTATCTGCTGTCCGACCTACTCGCACATGGCAATCCGCCGACCGGTGCGGCCATGGACGTCGCCGTCGCGCTGCTGTTGCTCGGCGCGCTGAGCAAATCGGCGATCGTGCCGCTGCACTTCTGGTTGCCCGGCGCGATGGCGGCGCCGACGCCGGTGAGCGCGTACCTGCACGCCGCCGCGATGGTGAAGGCGGGCGTGTACCTGGTGGCGCGGCTGGCGCCGGTCTTCGCAGGCAACCCGCTCTGGCATCCGATCGTGCTGACCCTCGGGGTGGCATCGATGCTGCTGGCCGGGCTGCGGTCGCTGCAGGTCACCGATCTCAAGCTGGTACTGGCCTTCGGCACGGTGAGCCAGCTCGGATTCCTGCTGGTGCTGGTCGGGATCGGCACGCCCGAGGCGGCGCTGGCGGGTACGGCGCTGATCGTTTCGCACGCACTGTTCAAGGCGTGCCTGTTCATGGTGGTCGGGATCATCGACCATTCGGCGGGTACCCGGGATCTGCGGCTGCTGTCCGGGCTCGGGCGGCGGGCGCCGGTGCTGTGTGGCGCCGCGGTGCTCGCCGCGCTGAGCATGGCCGGATTGCCGCCGATGATCGGTTTCGTGGCCAAGGAGAGCGCGCTGGACTCGATCCTGCGGGCCGATGGTCTCGCGGATCCGGCCCGGATCCTGCTGTGCGCCGGGGTGGTGCTCGGCTCGGTGCTCACGGTCGGCTACAGCGCGCGATTCCTGTGGGGTGCGTTCGCGGACAAGCGGATTCGCGATGCTTCCGCGCCGTGGCATGCGCCCGGCGCGCTATTCCTCGCGCCGCCAGTGGTTTTGGCCGTAGCGAGCCTGGCGGCCGGACTCGCCGCCGGCTGGGTGAGCGACCGCCTGGCCCCATACGCGAAAACCCTGCCCGGCGAGCTGGTTTCCCATCTCGCGCTCTGGCACGGCTTCGGCACACCGCTCGCGCTGACCATGGTCGTTATCGCGCTGGGCCTCGTGCTGTTCGAAATCCGGGACCGGCTGGGCGAATCCGCGAAACCTCGCCTCGGCAATGCCGACCGCGCCTACGACGCGACGCTGCGCGCGATGGACAATCTCTCGCTGCGGATGACCAGGGCGACCCAGCGCGGCTCGCTTCCGCTGAGCCAGACCACCATCCTGATCACGCTCATCGTGCTGCCGACGGTGATGCTCGCCACCGGCACACGCACCGGAATCGAACTGCGCCTGTGGGATTCGCCATTGCAGGCGGTGATCGGCGCGATCATGGCGGTGATGGCGATCGGCGCTACGGTCCTGCGCAACCGCCTGGCCAGCGTGCTGTTCGTCGGGGTCACCGGCTACGGCTGCGGCGTGCTGTTCGCGCTGCACGGCGCGCCGGATCTGGCGCTCACCCAATTCCTGGTCGAGACGCTGACGCTGGTGATCTTCGTGCTGGTGCTGCGTGCCTTCCCCGCCGAGATCGAGGCGAGCCGCACCGGACGGTTCAAGAAGCGCAGAGCGCTGCTGGCGATACTGGTCGGCGCGGTGGTGTCCGGCCTGGCAGCGTTCGCCGTCGCGGCCCGGTCGGCGGAGCCGATCTGGCACCGGATCCCGCCCGCCGCATACCAATTCGGCGGCGGCAAGAACGCGGTCAATGTGCTGCTCGTCGATATCCGCGCCTGGGACACCCTCGGCGAGATCTCGGTGCTCGTCGTCGCCGCGACCGGCGTCGCATCGCTGGTATTCCGGAGTCGCCGGTTCGGCAGCCTGCCGAGGGCGGTGGAATCGCCCAACTACCGACCCGACATGGTGACCTGGTTGACCGCCGGACGACTGCTCGACCGCCGGTACCGGTCCATCGTCCTGCAAATCACCACCAGGCTGGTCTTCCCGACCATCATGGTGCTCTCGGTGTATTTCTTCTTCTCCGGCCACAATGCGCCGGGCGGCGGTTTCGCGGGCGGACTGACCGCCGGATTGGCGCTGGTGCTGCGCTATCTCGCGGGTGGGCGCTACGAGCTGGCCGAGGCGCTGCCGATCGAGGCCGGTCACCTGCTCGGCGCCGGCCTCGCGCTGGCCGCGGGCACCGCGACCAGTTCGCTGCTGCTCGGCGCGCCGCCGCTGTCCTCCGCCGTCGTCGCGATCACGCTGCCGGTGCTCGGCCAGATCAAACTGGTGACCGCGCTGTTCTTCGATTTCGGCGTCTACCTGATCGTCGTCGGCCTCGTGCTCGATGTGCTGCGCAGCCTCGGCGTCCGGCTCGGCAGCGAGCTGGACACCGAAAATGTTGCGGCGAAAGGGGTTTCGCGATGA
- a CDS encoding Na(+)/H(+) antiporter subunit C: protein MTANLTLLLVIGVLVACGVYLILERAVSKMLLGMILFGNAVNLLIITVGGASGRPPIFGDSNPDHRAMADPLAQAMVLTAIVITMGIAAFVLALAYRSYALTTTEQVENDPEDREVATRREAEDPET, encoded by the coding sequence ATGACGGCGAATCTTACCCTGCTGCTGGTGATCGGTGTGCTGGTGGCGTGCGGGGTGTATCTCATCCTGGAGCGCGCGGTGTCGAAGATGCTGCTCGGCATGATCCTGTTCGGCAACGCGGTGAACCTGCTGATCATCACGGTCGGCGGGGCATCGGGGCGACCGCCGATCTTCGGCGATTCGAATCCGGATCACCGCGCGATGGCCGATCCGCTGGCCCAGGCCATGGTGCTCACCGCGATCGTCATCACCATGGGCATCGCCGCGTTCGTGCTGGCCCTCGCCTACCGCTCGTATGCGCTGACCACCACCGAACAGGTCGAGAACGATCCGGAGGACCGTGAGGTCGCCACCCGGCGCGAGGCGGAGGATCCGGAAACATGA
- a CDS encoding Na+/H+ antiporter subunit D — protein MAMLTPLPVLVPLLAAAVTLIAGRRPRTQRVVTLLALSSEVIVSGWQLYLADQHGISVLQVGGWETPIGITLVVDRLSAAMLVVSAIVMLAVMVYATGQNIRDGDDKQPTSIFQPTYLVLSAGISLAFLAGDLFNLFVGFEILLGASFVLLTLGGTRDRIRAGVSYVMVSMVSSLIFLCGIAFAYAAAGTLNMAQLALRMDTVPGGIRAAICAVLLVAFGIKAAVFPLSNWLPDSYPTAPAPVTAVFAGLLTKVGVYAIIRTSTLLFPDGHFDALLMISGLLTMLLGIFGAIAQNDIKRLLSFTLVSHIGYMIFGVGLANQEGLAGAVFYVAHHILVQTTLFLVVGLIERQAGSASLRRLGGLAAASPVLAGLFLIPALNLGGIPPFSGFIGKLALLEAGAADGSVLAWVLVAGSVLTSLLTLYAVARVWSKAFWRPRAEAPEGHLAAAAPPTLVEDDTDVLYDERDDPGRMPFLMLASTAALVVVGLALTVLAGPLFDVADRAAADLRDRSVYIGAVLGNPGGPS, from the coding sequence ATGGCGATGCTGACGCCGCTGCCGGTGCTGGTGCCACTGCTCGCCGCGGCGGTCACGCTGATCGCCGGGCGCAGGCCGCGCACCCAGCGCGTCGTCACCCTGCTCGCGCTGAGCTCGGAGGTGATCGTCAGCGGCTGGCAGCTGTATCTCGCCGACCAGCACGGCATTTCGGTGCTGCAGGTCGGCGGCTGGGAGACGCCGATCGGCATCACCCTGGTGGTCGACCGGCTTTCGGCGGCGATGCTGGTGGTCTCGGCCATCGTGATGCTCGCCGTCATGGTCTACGCGACCGGACAGAACATCCGCGACGGCGACGACAAGCAGCCCACCTCGATCTTCCAGCCGACGTATCTCGTGCTGAGCGCGGGCATTTCGCTCGCCTTCCTGGCCGGCGACCTGTTCAACCTGTTCGTCGGTTTCGAAATCCTGCTCGGCGCCTCGTTCGTACTGCTCACCCTCGGCGGCACCAGGGACCGGATCCGGGCAGGCGTTTCGTACGTGATGGTTTCGATGGTGTCGTCGCTGATCTTCCTGTGCGGCATCGCCTTTGCCTACGCGGCTGCGGGCACGCTGAACATGGCGCAGTTGGCGCTGCGAATGGACACCGTGCCGGGCGGAATTCGGGCCGCCATCTGCGCGGTCCTGCTGGTGGCGTTCGGGATCAAAGCGGCGGTGTTCCCGCTCTCGAACTGGCTGCCCGACTCGTATCCCACCGCGCCGGCGCCCGTCACCGCGGTATTCGCCGGATTGCTCACCAAAGTCGGTGTGTACGCGATCATCCGGACCAGCACGCTGCTATTTCCGGACGGCCACTTCGACGCGCTGCTGATGATTTCCGGGCTGCTCACCATGCTGCTCGGCATCTTCGGCGCCATCGCGCAGAACGACATCAAGCGGCTGCTCTCGTTCACGCTGGTCAGTCACATCGGATACATGATCTTCGGGGTCGGGCTGGCGAATCAGGAGGGGCTGGCGGGCGCGGTTTTCTATGTGGCGCACCACATTCTGGTGCAGACCACGCTGTTCCTGGTGGTCGGCCTGATCGAACGGCAGGCCGGGTCGGCCTCGCTGCGCCGACTGGGCGGACTGGCCGCGGCGAGTCCGGTGCTGGCCGGGCTCTTCCTCATCCCGGCGCTGAATCTCGGTGGTATACCGCCCTTTTCCGGATTCATCGGCAAGCTGGCGCTGCTGGAGGCCGGTGCCGCCGACGGCAGCGTGCTGGCATGGGTGCTGGTCGCCGGATCGGTGCTCACCAGCCTGCTGACCCTGTACGCCGTCGCGCGCGTGTGGAGTAAGGCGTTCTGGCGGCCGCGCGCCGAAGCGCCCGAAGGCCATCTCGCCGCCGCGGCGCCGCCGACGCTGGTGGAGGACGACACCGATGTGCTCTACGACGAGCGCGACGATCCGGGACGGATGCCCTTCTTGATGCTGGCGTCCACGGCGGCGCTGGTGGTGGTCGGTCTGGCGTTGACGGTGCTGGCCGGGCCGCTGTTCGACGTAGCCGACCGGGCGGCAGCCGACCTGCGCGATAGATCCGTGTATATCGGTGCGGTGCTGGGTAATCCGGGTGGGCCGTCATGA
- a CDS encoding Na+/H+ antiporter subunit E → MNRLAPSRGRLVQIGVLCWLALVYVALWGDFSVANTLAGLAIGAVIMLALPLPRVPVAGRVHPLSLLVLIAVSVYYALESSLQIAWFAIRPAPPPISGVLRVRLEIKSELVLVLCADLLNVIPGTMVLEIDRERRFVYVHVLDVGSEAAVEHFYRTTKRLEQLLIASFERPVEWDENAWQKEDAS, encoded by the coding sequence ATGAATCGCCTTGCGCCGAGCCGCGGCAGACTCGTCCAGATCGGCGTGCTTTGCTGGCTCGCCCTGGTCTACGTCGCGCTGTGGGGCGATTTCAGCGTCGCGAATACCCTTGCGGGCCTTGCCATCGGCGCGGTGATCATGCTGGCGCTGCCGCTGCCCCGAGTGCCGGTCGCAGGCCGGGTGCATCCGCTGTCGCTGCTCGTACTCATCGCGGTGAGCGTCTACTACGCGCTCGAATCGAGTCTACAGATCGCGTGGTTCGCGATTCGTCCTGCGCCGCCGCCGATTTCGGGTGTGCTACGAGTCCGGCTGGAGATCAAATCCGAACTGGTGCTCGTGCTCTGCGCCGATCTGCTCAACGTCATCCCCGGCACCATGGTGCTGGAGATCGACCGGGAGCGCCGCTTCGTCTACGTGCATGTCCTCGACGTCGGCAGCGAGGCCGCGGTCGAGCATTTCTACCGCACCACAAAGCGTTTGGAGCAACTGCTCATCGCCTCGTTCGAACGTCCCGTCGAATGGGACGAGAACGCATGGCAGAAGGAGGATGCGTCATGA
- a CDS encoding monovalent cation/H+ antiporter complex subunit F: protein MTVVAVVAAILLSAAAILTSYRILTGPSTLDRVVGIDSLTAIAAAGLAVWAAYTDDATVVPAIVAVALVGFLGSAAVSRFRVRDDR, encoded by the coding sequence ATGACTGTCGTTGCCGTGGTGGCCGCGATCCTGCTGTCGGCGGCGGCCATCCTGACCAGCTACCGGATATTGACCGGCCCGAGCACGCTGGACCGGGTGGTCGGCATCGATTCGCTGACGGCCATCGCCGCGGCGGGCCTCGCGGTGTGGGCCGCCTACACCGACGATGCCACCGTGGTCCCGGCCATCGTCGCCGTCGCGCTGGTCGGCTTTCTCGGTTCCGCCGCCGTATCCCGCTTCCGGGTCCGGGACGACCGATGA
- the mnhG gene encoding monovalent cation/H(+) antiporter subunit G produces the protein MIVLDWLAGALILTGSTLALTAAIALVRFPDTFSRMHAATKPQVIGLILILAGAIIELRGHGNIWALALVGLFTLLTAPVIAHLIGRTAYREQRHRDGLLRVNELGDELDTP, from the coding sequence ATGATCGTCCTGGACTGGCTCGCCGGCGCGCTCATCCTCACCGGCTCGACCCTGGCGCTCACCGCGGCCATCGCCCTGGTCCGCTTCCCCGACACCTTCTCGCGCATGCACGCCGCCACCAAACCCCAAGTGATCGGGCTGATCCTGATCCTGGCCGGCGCCATCATCGAACTGCGCGGCCACGGCAATATCTGGGCGCTCGCCCTCGTCGGCCTCTTCACCCTCCTCACCGCCCCGGTGATCGCCCACCTGATCGGCCGCACCGCCTACCGCGAACAACGCCACCGCGACGGGCTGCTTCGCGTCAACGAATTGGGCGACGAACTCGATACTCCGTAA
- a CDS encoding AAA family ATPase: MAHLELTVRLNTSAADARRGLVRLHPEALAALGLREWDGIALIGSRRTAAVVGIAPAGTPAKVALLDDIALSNTGLRENATVVVEPVRVYGAKQVSVSGSVQATRTIPADTLRQALLGKVVTVGDAVSLLPRDLGPDISSAAASQALSRTFGVAWTTELLTVTAVDPGRGPVSIQPNTAVIWGAGAVAARDSADRVVAEIQYGADDSDVTVGGARTSPVAVEELAGVQVQAAKLTEWLSLALDEPELLKTLGATPHLGVLITGPAGVGKATLARAVAARPGTSTGRAGNRRIVELDGPTVGAIDSGSRLRRVAAAVAEIGSGQGGILLVTDIDALLPVAAEPVATLIIDQLRAAVAEPAVAFLATTANPAGVDPRLRAPDLCDRELALSLPTAPIRRSLLEALLRKVPTVELKLDEIASRTPGFVVSDLAALCREAALRAAARASKEHSEPRLTQADLLGALQVIRPLSRSGMEELAIGSLGLDDVGDMAETKQALTEAVLWPLRHPDSFARLGIEPPRGVLLYGPPGCGKTFLVRALAGTGHLSVHTVKGPELLDRWVGSSERAVRELFQRARDSAPSLIFLDEIDALAPRRGQSADSGVADRVVAALLTELDGVEPLRDVVVLGATNRPELIDSALLRPGRLERLIFVPPPDAAARREILRTAGKSVPLAADVNLAALARDLDGYSAADCAALLREAALAAMRRDMDAADVTAADIAAARAKVRPSLDAEQVDSLRRYAETRS, from the coding sequence GTGGCACACCTAGAGCTGACCGTCCGCCTCAACACCTCCGCGGCCGACGCCCGCCGCGGCCTGGTGCGCCTGCATCCGGAGGCGCTGGCCGCGCTCGGACTGCGGGAGTGGGACGGCATCGCGCTGATCGGATCGCGCCGCACGGCGGCGGTGGTCGGTATCGCGCCCGCGGGAACACCGGCCAAGGTCGCGCTGCTCGACGATATCGCGTTGTCGAACACCGGATTGCGCGAGAACGCGACCGTCGTCGTCGAACCGGTGCGCGTGTACGGCGCGAAACAGGTTTCGGTGAGCGGCTCGGTGCAGGCCACCCGCACCATTCCCGCGGATACCCTGCGGCAGGCGTTGCTGGGCAAGGTGGTGACGGTCGGTGACGCGGTGTCGCTGCTGCCGCGCGATCTGGGCCCGGATATCAGTTCGGCGGCGGCCAGCCAGGCGCTTTCCCGCACCTTCGGCGTGGCGTGGACCACCGAACTGTTGACGGTCACCGCGGTCGATCCGGGGCGCGGTCCGGTGAGCATCCAGCCGAATACGGCGGTGATCTGGGGCGCGGGCGCGGTGGCCGCCCGCGATTCGGCCGATCGCGTCGTTGCCGAAATCCAGTACGGCGCAGACGATTCCGATGTGACAGTCGGGGGCGCTCGGACTTCTCCCGTGGCCGTCGAGGAATTGGCGGGCGTGCAGGTTCAGGCCGCGAAGCTCACCGAATGGCTGAGCCTGGCCCTCGACGAACCCGAACTGCTCAAAACACTCGGTGCCACACCACATTTGGGTGTGCTGATCACCGGGCCCGCCGGTGTCGGCAAGGCCACCCTCGCTCGAGCGGTCGCCGCGCGGCCGGGGACATCGACGGGCCGGGCGGGCAACCGCCGCATCGTCGAACTCGACGGGCCGACCGTCGGCGCGATCGACAGCGGGTCCAGGCTGCGCAGGGTGGCGGCCGCGGTCGCCGAAATCGGTTCCGGCCAAGGCGGAATCCTGCTGGTCACCGATATCGACGCGCTGCTGCCCGTTGCGGCGGAACCGGTGGCGACGCTGATCATCGATCAGTTGCGGGCCGCGGTCGCCGAACCCGCGGTCGCCTTTCTGGCGACAACGGCCAATCCGGCCGGGGTGGATCCGCGGCTGCGCGCACCGGATCTGTGCGATCGTGAGCTGGCCCTCTCGCTGCCCACCGCCCCGATCCGCAGATCGCTGCTGGAGGCCTTGCTGCGCAAGGTGCCGACCGTCGAGCTGAAGTTGGATGAAATAGCCTCGCGGACACCGGGTTTCGTGGTTTCCGATCTGGCCGCGCTGTGCCGGGAGGCGGCACTGCGCGCGGCCGCCCGTGCCAGCAAGGAACATTCGGAACCGCGACTCACCCAGGCCGATCTGCTCGGCGCGCTACAGGTGATCCGGCCGCTATCCCGTTCCGGCATGGAGGAACTCGCGATAGGCAGCCTTGGCCTCGACGATGTCGGCGATATGGCCGAGACCAAGCAGGCGCTGACCGAGGCGGTGCTGTGGCCGCTGCGGCATCCGGATTCGTTCGCCAGGCTCGGCATCGAACCGCCGCGCGGCGTGCTGCTCTACGGTCCGCCCGGCTGCGGCAAAACCTTCCTGGTGCGCGCGCTCGCCGGCACCGGTCATCTCAGCGTGCACACGGTAAAGGGGCCCGAGCTGCTGGACCGTTGGGTCGGCTCGTCCGAGCGTGCGGTGCGCGAATTATTCCAGCGCGCAAGGGATTCCGCGCCATCGCTGATCTTCCTGGACGAAATCGACGCGCTGGCGCCGCGCCGCGGGCAGAGCGCCGATTCCGGCGTCGCCGATCGCGTGGTGGCCGCGCTGCTCACCGAACTCGACGGCGTCGAACCGCTGCGCGATGTGGTGGTGCTCGGCGCGACCAACCGCCCCGAGCTGATCGATTCCGCGCTGCTGCGGCCGGGCCGACTGGAACGGCTCATCTTCGTGCCGCCGCCCGACGCCGCCGCCCGGCGCGAAATCCTGCGCACCGCAGGTAAATCGGTGCCGCTGGCCGCGGACGTGAACCTGGCCGCACTGGCCCGCGACCTCGACGGCTATTCGGCCGCGGACTGCGCGGCACTACTGCGCGAGGCGGCACTGGCCGCGATGCGCCGGGACATGGACGCGGCCGATGTCACCGCCGCCGATATCGCGGCCGCCCGAGCCAAGGTGCGGCCGTCGCTCGATGCCGAACAGGTAGATTCGCTGCGCCGGTACGCGGAGACCAGAAGCTAG
- a CDS encoding phosphatase PAP2 family protein: MWLAAGIAAVPVLLIALQIASIGHDFEGPLGSLLNDYIGTPKSMSVPWAGLILALIGISMRRRLIALGAAVAIDVIAATVRLLAGGHFAIGNGPVWVLAGLALVAGFRWRGADRRNALHAAALGALLILATKVGDVWLHITVVTRPAVFDEYAILADHALGDPSWVVARVLDALGPAVHAVLHWVYIELPVAAIVVAIWQLRRVVRDGIWPSHYLVRTFLVLGLVGPVLYLVFPVVGPMFAAGADGHGLQLGNYWPDVVPPIDRSPADMPFDGFTPRNCMPSMHTAWALSVFLHTRRDTDGGPAPLWLRALGTFWLIATLTATLGFGYHYGVDLVAGAVLCLTVESALREPERGWGWFRVRIVGLGATILAALLICYRYLAVPMAEYPVVAGTIVLALLAGLAAAFHATWFTHQTLPASTEPALAER; this comes from the coding sequence ATCTGGCTCGCCGCCGGTATCGCCGCGGTTCCGGTATTGCTCATCGCGCTGCAGATCGCCTCGATCGGGCACGATTTCGAGGGACCGCTCGGCAGCCTGTTGAACGACTACATCGGCACCCCGAAATCCATGTCGGTGCCGTGGGCCGGACTGATTCTGGCGCTGATCGGAATTTCCATGCGGCGCAGGCTGATCGCGCTCGGCGCCGCCGTCGCGATCGATGTGATCGCGGCCACCGTCCGGCTGCTGGCCGGCGGGCATTTCGCGATCGGTAACGGCCCGGTGTGGGTGCTCGCCGGTCTGGCGCTGGTGGCCGGGTTCCGCTGGCGCGGAGCCGACCGACGCAATGCGCTGCACGCCGCGGCGCTGGGTGCGCTGCTCATCCTGGCCACGAAGGTCGGCGATGTCTGGTTGCACATCACGGTGGTGACCCGGCCCGCCGTCTTCGACGAATACGCGATATTGGCCGATCACGCGCTCGGCGATCCGTCCTGGGTGGTGGCCCGGGTGCTCGACGCGCTCGGTCCGGCCGTGCACGCGGTGCTGCACTGGGTGTATATCGAGCTGCCGGTGGCCGCCATCGTCGTCGCGATCTGGCAGCTGCGCCGGGTGGTGCGCGACGGTATCTGGCCGAGTCACTACCTGGTGCGCACCTTCCTGGTGCTCGGACTGGTCGGGCCGGTGCTGTACCTGGTCTTCCCCGTCGTCGGCCCGATGTTCGCCGCGGGCGCCGACGGCCACGGCTTGCAGCTGGGCAATTACTGGCCCGATGTGGTCCCGCCGATCGACCGCAGCCCGGCCGATATGCCGTTCGACGGCTTCACCCCGCGCAACTGCATGCCATCCATGCACACCGCCTGGGCGCTGTCGGTGTTCCTGCACACCCGCCGCGATACCGACGGCGGCCCGGCCCCGCTGTGGCTGCGTGCCCTCGGCACGTTCTGGCTCATCGCGACGCTCACCGCGACCCTCGGCTTCGGCTACCACTACGGCGTCGATCTGGTCGCCGGCGCGGTGCTGTGCCTCACCGTCGAATCCGCGCTGCGCGAACCGGAGCGCGGCTGGGGCTGGTTCCGTGTCCGCATAGTCGGTCTCGGCGCGACAATCCTTGCCGCCCTGCTGATCTGTTACCGCTACCTGGCGGTCCCGATGGCCGAATACCCGGTGGTCGCCGGGACGATAGTGCTCGCGCTGCTCGCCGGGCTCGCCGCCGCCTTCCACGCCACCTGGTTCACCCACCAAACCTTGCCTGCGTCAACGGAACCCGCGCTCGCCGAGCGTTAG
- a CDS encoding glutamate--cysteine ligase, translated as MAGAAVASVPFKGSPRPTIGVEWEIALVDKVTRDLSNTAAAVFDQVGDRRAYDGTPQVTKELLRNTVEIVTGVHDTVAECVDDLSETMDAVRRAADPLGVDLFCAGTHPFAQWSAQQLTRSAHYDELIERTQWWGRQMMIWGVHVHIGISHRDMVFPILNSLLLTHPHLLALSASSPMWAGSDTGYASNRTLMFQQLPTAGLPFQFENWAQFEHFVHDQLKTGVFEQLGGMHWDIRPAPKWGTIEVRICDGVPTRTELAAMAALIHCLVVDLERRVASGERLPTLPPWHVQENKWRAARYGLDAIIITDDASNERLVTDDLTDLLNRLEPTAERLGCANELALVADIPKRGASYQRQRRVAAAAQGDLVAVVDALVKELNQ; from the coding sequence ATGGCCGGGGCAGCAGTCGCGTCAGTTCCCTTCAAAGGTTCGCCCCGGCCGACGATCGGTGTGGAATGGGAGATCGCGCTCGTCGACAAGGTGACGCGCGATCTGTCCAATACCGCAGCGGCAGTATTCGATCAGGTCGGTGACCGCCGCGCCTACGACGGCACCCCGCAGGTGACCAAGGAATTGCTGCGCAACACCGTCGAGATAGTCACCGGCGTGCACGATACGGTCGCCGAATGCGTCGATGATCTAAGCGAGACCATGGACGCGGTGCGCCGGGCCGCCGATCCGCTCGGCGTCGACCTGTTCTGCGCGGGCACCCACCCGTTCGCGCAGTGGTCGGCGCAGCAGCTCACCCGGTCCGCGCACTACGACGAGTTGATCGAGCGCACCCAGTGGTGGGGCCGCCAGATGATGATCTGGGGCGTGCACGTGCATATCGGGATCTCGCACCGGGACATGGTCTTTCCGATCCTGAACTCGCTGCTGCTCACGCATCCGCATCTGCTCGCGCTGTCCGCGTCCTCGCCGATGTGGGCGGGTTCGGATACCGGGTACGCGAGCAACCGGACGCTGATGTTCCAGCAGTTGCCCACCGCGGGCCTGCCCTTCCAATTCGAAAATTGGGCACAGTTCGAACATTTCGTGCACGACCAGCTGAAAACCGGTGTGTTCGAACAGCTCGGCGGCATGCACTGGGATATCCGTCCCGCGCCCAAGTGGGGCACCATCGAGGTGCGCATCTGCGACGGCGTGCCCACCAGGACCGAGCTGGCCGCGATGGCCGCCCTGATCCATTGCCTGGTGGTCGATTTGGAGCGGCGGGTGGCAAGCGGTGAGCGGCTGCCGACGCTGCCGCCCTGGCATGTGCAGGAAAACAAGTGGCGCGCAGCGCGTTACGGTCTCGATGCGATAATCATCACCGACGACGCCAGCAATGAGCGGCTCGTCACCGACGACCTGACCGATCTGCTCAACCGGCTGGAGCCGACGGCGGAGCGTCTCGGTTGCGCCAACGAGCTGGCGCTCGTCGCGGATATCCCCAAGCGCGGTGCGTCCTATCAGCGCCAACGCCGGGTCGCGGCGGCCGCGCAGGGCGATCTGGTCGCCGTGGTGGATGCGCTGGTCAAGGAATTGAACCAGTAA